One Archangium violaceum genomic window, AGTGTCCTTCCATAGCGGCCTGGAGCCGGGTCCGCAGCGGCGCCCGCCTGCCTTCCTGTCCCTCGGGCATTCGGGAACGCGCGTGGCGGTTCGGGTGTGCTATGGCGCGCCCGGCGATGACGCGTCCTTCGATTTCCTTCCTGGGCTTTGGTGCCGCGCTGCCGGAGCGGGTGCGCACCAGTTCCGATCCCATCTTCGACCGGATTCGCGAGGAGGCCCGAGCAAAGGGGCTGTCCGAAGCCTCGCTCTTCTACGGCAACCGGGAGCACCGATGCCTGGCTCCGGAAGAGTCCCTGGCCGCCCTCACCGCGAAGGCGGGAACCGCGGCGTTGGAGGACGCGGGCATCCGGCCGGATCAGGTGGATCGGCTCTACGGCTACGTCTCCGTGCCCGAGTTCATCACCCCCAACGAGTTGTACGCGGTCCACCGGGAGGTGGGCCTGGGCTCGCATGCGATGGTGGTGCCGGTGCAGGCCGAGTTCGCCAACTTCGTCATGGGCGCCGTGCTGGCCTGGGAGGCGATGCTCGCGGGGCATTCGGAGCGGGCGCTCGTGGCCGTGGGGGCCGGGTGGACGCGCAACGTGGACTACGCGCAGGGGCACGCCTTCGGTATTGGAGATGGGGCGGGCGCGGCGGTGCTCGGGCTCGGGGAGCGGCTCGTCCTGGTGGACTACGCCGTGGACACCTTCAGTGACGAGTACGGGTCCATGACCATGCGCCCCCGTCCCGAGAGCGGCTTCGACAGGCCCGTGTACGGGCTCGAGCCCGCCCGTGGCCTGCGGTCCTTCCTGAACAGCGGCATGGACGGACCACCGAGGCTCGTCGAGCGGCTGCTGCGCAAGCACGGCCTGACCGGGGAAGACATCACCCTCGTTTCACACCAGGCCACGCGGAAGTTGCTCGACCACTGGAACGAGAAGATCCGCCCGCGCGAGTACCTGCACACGCTCGAGGACTGCGGGAACATGGCGCTCGCCTCGATTCCCGTCACCCTGGCCCGTTACCACCGCGAGCTGCGCACGAAGTACCTCGTCCTCTTCGGCATTGGCATCGGCGCGCACCAGATGGCGCTGCTGGTGCGCGTGTAGAGCGAGGCGCCGGCGCTACTGTTGTCCTTCCGTGCCGCGCTGCTGCATGCGCTCCTGGATTCGACGCATGCGCTCCTGCATCCGCTGCTGCATGCGCTCCTGCCGCTCCTTGAGCCGGCCCTCCCGGTCGGCCTTCCTCATCAGCTTCGCCATCTTCCCCTCGTGACGGGCCATGAAGATGGCGAGCTGCGCCCGCTTTTGTGGAGGCAGGTCCTTCGCGAGCGCCTGGTACATGTCGCGATCCAACGCCGTGAGCTGTGCCCGCGCGTCGAATACCCGCTGGATCGCCTGGTCCACCTGCGACTGAGCCGACGCGTCTCCCCGTGCCGCCAGTCTGAGCACCTTCGCGGACTCGCGCACCTGCTTCATCAGGGGCCGGCGGCGCTCGTCGAACTGGCGCATCGTGTCCGCCATCTTCAGGGCCTGGGACTCGTCGAGCCCCAGCTCCTCCGCCAGCCCCATGACCCGCATCATCCGCGTCCGCCGCTCCTCGCGCGCCGCCGCATCACCCTCGGGCGGCGCGGCCAGCGTCACCAGGGGGAGCAGGGTCAGGGTCAGCACCGCCAGTCGAAAGGGCTTCATCACAGGGTCTCTCC contains:
- a CDS encoding 3-oxoacyl-[acyl-carrier-protein] synthase III C-terminal domain-containing protein; this translates as MTRPSISFLGFGAALPERVRTSSDPIFDRIREEARAKGLSEASLFYGNREHRCLAPEESLAALTAKAGTAALEDAGIRPDQVDRLYGYVSVPEFITPNELYAVHREVGLGSHAMVVPVQAEFANFVMGAVLAWEAMLAGHSERALVAVGAGWTRNVDYAQGHAFGIGDGAGAAVLGLGERLVLVDYAVDTFSDEYGSMTMRPRPESGFDRPVYGLEPARGLRSFLNSGMDGPPRLVERLLRKHGLTGEDITLVSHQATRKLLDHWNEKIRPREYLHTLEDCGNMALASIPVTLARYHRELRTKYLVLFGIGIGAHQMALLVRV